A segment of the Candidatus Marimicrobium litorale genome:
AATAGCGGCCCTTGCCCTGTCGGGCCGAAGACCAGAGAGTGACATGAGCACGCTGCATATCCTGATGGCCCAAATGAATACCATGGTTGGCGACTTCGAGGGCAATACAGCGAAAGTTTTGGCGGTTTTGGCGCGTGCTGAACAAGCACACGCGGCACCCGTCGTGGTATTTCCCGAACTGACACTGACAGGCTACCCGCCAGAAGATTTGCTATTGCGACCCAGCATTGCACCCCGTGTTGCGCAGTCGCTGGCACATATCTGTTCGGCTATGAACGGCGGTACCTATGCCATCATCGGTTACCCGCTGCTGGAAGATGGGGTGCTTTACAACGCGGTTGGCGTGTTGCATCGGGGCCGCGTTTTGGCTCAGTACCGTAAACAATGCCTGCCCAATTATCAGGTCTTTGATGAAAAGCGCTATTTCAGTCCGGGCAGCGATGCCTGTGTGTTGGAGATCGAGGGCGTAACAGTGGGTCTCACGATTTGCGAGGATATCTGGGAGAAAGAACCGGCTCTGCAGGCATCCAGGGCAGGCGCCCAGGTATTGCTGAATATCAACTCCTCGCCTTTCCACCGGGGCAAGCGCGGTGAGCGTTGGGCGACGCTGGGTGAGCGCGCGAAGCAAAGTGCTATGCCTATCGTCTATGTTAATCAGGTGGGCGGACAGGATGAATTAGTTTTCGACGGTGCGTCTTTTGCGGTTGCAGCTGATGGAGCGGTTAAGGCGACTGCTCCCGGCTTTGAAGAGGGAGAATACTGGTTGCAACTCGATAGCGGGACGCAGCCGGCTACGTTGACTGGTTGCGATGCGCACCCCCAGGAGGATGATCTCGAAGCCGTGTGGCGAGCTCTGGTTCTTGGTGTCAGGGATTATGTGAATAAAAATGGCTTCCCTGGCGTTGTGTTGGGTTTGTCAGGCGGAGTTGATTCAGCCCTGACCCTCGCCGTAGCCGTCGAAGCGCTGGGTCCGGAGCGGGTCGAGGCGGTTATGATGCCCTTTCGCTATACCTCGCAGATGAGCGTGGAGGATGCCGCGGAGCAGGCGGCGACACAGGGTGTAACTCACAAAGTAATATCGATAGAGTCGATCTACGAAGCGTTCATGGCGAGTCTTGCGGAGGAGTTCGCAGACACGCTTGCCGATACCACAGAG
Coding sequences within it:
- a CDS encoding NAD+ synthase, coding for MSTLHILMAQMNTMVGDFEGNTAKVLAVLARAEQAHAAPVVVFPELTLTGYPPEDLLLRPSIAPRVAQSLAHICSAMNGGTYAIIGYPLLEDGVLYNAVGVLHRGRVLAQYRKQCLPNYQVFDEKRYFSPGSDACVLEIEGVTVGLTICEDIWEKEPALQASRAGAQVLLNINSSPFHRGKRGERWATLGERAKQSAMPIVYVNQVGGQDELVFDGASFAVAADGAVKATAPGFEEGEYWLQLDSGTQPATLTGCDAHPQEDDLEAVWRALVLGVRDYVNKNGFPGVVLGLSGGVDSALTLAVAVEALGPERVEAVMMPFRYTSQMSVEDAAEQAATQGVTHKVISIESIYEAFMASLAEEFADTLADTTEENLQARCRGVLLMSISNKKGCLVLTTGNKSEMAVGYSTLYGDMAGGFDVLKDVPKTLVFELCRYRNSLGPCIPQRVIDRPPSAELAPDQKDEDSLPPYAVLDRILALYVEQDYSAEAIIASGLDREQVHRVIRLVDVNEYKRRQAPIGVRITQRGFGRDRRYPITSAWRPGE